The following are from one region of the Geotrypetes seraphini chromosome 12, aGeoSer1.1, whole genome shotgun sequence genome:
- the LOC117346736 gene encoding LOW QUALITY PROTEIN: RING finger protein 212B-like (The sequence of the model RefSeq protein was modified relative to this genomic sequence to represent the inferred CDS: deleted 2 bases in 1 codon): MDWFHCNQCFHSEGTAFFVTSCGHILCQNCENACKYLALSDNMKPQEKMYFKGLKETALKCFEHISQVASFQKQQTEQLICFYKKELAEVQAAVQEAAKKISSQDWELKALKKENGELKSLLVIAKESLNKPQSCNRSSTPRPVAITSPSQRVTPCHGSQHSSQVVSRCSSAESIQYRVSRSGGCQSLCRKMILLWCLTM, encoded by the exons ATGGACTGGTTCCACTGTAACCAGTGCTTCCATAGTGAGGGTACCGCCTTCTTTGTCACCAGCTGTGGCCATATACTATGTCAGAACTGTGAGAACGCCTGCAAGTACCTCGCCTTGTCAGACAATatgaagccacaggagaagatgtACTTCAAAGGTTTAAAGGAAACAGCTTTAAAGTGCTTCGAGCACATTTCACAGGTGGCAAGCTTccagaagcagcagacagagcAGCTGATCTGTTTTTATAAGAAAGAGCTGGCTGAGGTACAGGCAGCCGTACAAGAGGCT GCTAAAAAAATCAGTAGCCAGGACTGGGAATTGAAAGCCTTGAAGAAGGAGAATGGAGAGCTGAAGTCTCTTCTTGTCATTGCAAAGGAATCATTGAACAAACCCCAGAGCTGCAACAGGTCCAGTACACCTAGGCCTGTAGCCATTACCTCTCCATCACAGCGAGTTACTCCGTGTCATGGTTCCCAACACTCTAGCCAGGTGGTAAGCCGGTGTTCTTCTGCGGAATCGATTCAATACAGAGTATCCCGGTCTGGGGGATGCCAGTCACTGTGCAGGAAAATGATACTCCTTTGGTGTCTAACAATGTAA